The Actinomycetes bacterium nucleotide sequence CCACTGTGCGAGCGCACGATGAACAGCTGCGCGGCGAGCCGCTCGTCGTCCGTCAGCCGGGTGTCCTTGCCGTGACCGACCTGGGTGGTCAGGCCATAGACGGCTCCACCGGCGGCGAGCGCGCGGTCCACCAGGTCGCGGCTCGCCGCGATCCGGGCACGCACGGAAGCGTCGAGTTCGACCGGCGACCCGTCGACGACGGCGAGCAGCTCGTCGATCCCGAGCGGACCCTCGCTGATGCGCACGGATGCCATGCCACGGTCCTACCGGCCCGGCGGCGCAGGCGCCAGCCCCCAGGCCACCGGACACACCCGCGACCGTCTCACCACCGTGATCCAGCAGGGTCACACAGCAGTCGGCGCCGATGGTGTCCTGGTCATCCGCTTGCTCCTGCTGATCAGGGGCAAACCCCCTCCTCGCGTGACGTAGCAGGCTTACGGGAGGGTGCAGCTGTAGGGCCCCGTCGAGGACGTTCGACCGCTCGACGGCGGGGACCA carries:
- a CDS encoding aromatic amino acid lyase, which codes for MASVRISEGPLGIDELLAVVDGSPVELDASVRARIAASRDLVDRALAAGGAVYGLTTQVGHGKDTRLTDDERLAAQLFIVRSHSG